A genomic stretch from Sulfurihydrogenibium azorense Az-Fu1 includes:
- a CDS encoding oligosaccharide flippase family protein, translating to MGFMNIVNSLKDRVLKSEFNKSVLVLAGGTAVAQAVPILISPILTRLYTPEDFGAFAIFMSITSIISVIACGKYELAIMLPEKDEDAINVAAVAFLFNVFVSGLFFLFILFFGDWLLDVLNAKNLGWLIYLAPLSVFLLGTFSILNYTNNRFKLYKDISKANIYKSLAGAVVQIGMGFLKYKTTGLVFGYIASQLFSNFKLFKNISKYFSSINYLYIKTMFHKYKNFPIYYVPGALIDTISSNIHFFFISFYFGIKVTGLYFFAYKIVSAPFSLIASAISQVFFREFSFLFQKDLVSARNFLKKTALNLLILSISVNFALIVLIYVFWSFIFGLKWEDSKSIAIILLISYLIRFIVSPISVALVSSNKLNYLLQWQILYFAVEVIFFAVIYIFHISFQDFLLYLIFVEWFIYSVYLIFIFKSVEIKKR from the coding sequence ATGGGATTTATGAATATAGTAAATTCTTTAAAAGATAGAGTACTTAAAAGTGAGTTTAATAAGAGTGTTTTAGTATTAGCTGGTGGGACAGCCGTAGCTCAAGCTGTTCCAATTTTAATCTCCCCTATTTTAACAAGATTATATACTCCTGAGGATTTTGGAGCTTTTGCTATATTTATGTCTATAACGTCAATTATTTCAGTAATTGCTTGTGGTAAATATGAACTTGCTATAATGCTTCCAGAGAAAGATGAAGATGCTATAAATGTTGCGGCAGTTGCTTTTTTATTCAATGTTTTTGTAAGTGGTTTGTTTTTTCTTTTTATTTTATTTTTTGGAGATTGGCTTTTAGATGTTTTAAATGCTAAAAATCTTGGATGGCTAATTTATCTTGCTCCTTTATCTGTATTTTTGTTGGGGACATTTAGTATATTGAATTACACAAATAACAGGTTTAAACTTTATAAAGATATATCTAAAGCAAATATATATAAATCTTTAGCCGGTGCTGTTGTTCAGATAGGTATGGGATTTTTAAAATATAAAACAACAGGATTAGTATTTGGGTATATAGCTTCTCAATTATTTTCTAATTTTAAGTTATTTAAGAATATTTCTAAGTATTTCAGTTCTATAAATTATCTATATATAAAAACCATGTTTCATAAGTATAAAAACTTTCCTATATATTATGTTCCGGGTGCTTTAATAGACACTATATCTTCAAATATACATTTTTTCTTTATTTCTTTCTATTTTGGAATAAAAGTAACAGGATTATATTTTTTTGCATATAAAATAGTAAGTGCTCCTTTTAGTTTAATAGCTTCAGCTATTTCCCAGGTCTTTTTTAGAGAATTTTCTTTCCTATTCCAGAAAGATTTAGTATCAGCAAGAAATTTTTTAAAAAAAACGGCATTGAATTTATTAATTTTATCCATATCAGTAAATTTTGCTTTAATTGTGCTGATATATGTTTTCTGGAGTTTCATTTTTGGGTTGAAATGGGAAGATTCTAAATCTATAGCTATAATATTATTAATCTCTTATTTAATAAGATTTATTGTTTCTCCTATTAGCGTCGCTCTTGTTTCTTCAAATAAATTAAATTATCTACTTCAATGGCAAATTTTATATTTTGCAGTCGAAGTTATATTTTTTGCAGTTATATATATTTTTCATATTAGTTTTCAAGATTTTTTGTTATATTTAATATTTGTAGAATGGTTCATATATTCCGTATATCTAATATTTATATTTAAATCTGTTGAAATAAAAAAGAGGTAA
- a CDS encoding DegT/DnrJ/EryC1/StrS family aminotransferase: protein MRNILIDLNILLDYYEEKRRKKFPYSVEAFDYLKYKDFAFVSSSSLDNFVFLKYKYISDAYPDMKRQHKIKIVNNFLKEILSFFKLAKTPTYIEKDWDDIEDSLLRSSAKAINGLILTRDENLLNEYPDITISPKEFVEKYVKENKKTNIPMLDLTRETYYMYPKIEENIDKVINKSNFILGDEVKKLEEKVANYIGTKYAVGVSSGTDALVLALRALAIIRKKQEYWNKDDLIITTPFTFTATGDSILRSGATPLFVDIDLENYTIDTQLIKKALDKYCSRVKGIVPVHLYGHPCNMDEIMDIAREYNLFVVEDCAQSFGAKWDGKMTGSFGDVGCFSFFPSKNLGGFGDGGMITTKDEEIAEVIRMLLKHGGKDKYNVDHIGYNARLDTIQAAVLLAKMEYIDEFTERRRKIANIYNNHLKGLNWLKTPSEHPRAYHVYHQYTVRLIEKDRNQLQKYLKENGIDSMVYYPVPLHKMKVFVNNGMEIFESLKNSELASKSVLSLPIEPLMEEDKIKKVIEKIFEWDL, encoded by the coding sequence ATGAGAAATATTCTGATTGATTTAAACATTCTTTTAGATTACTATGAAGAAAAAAGAAGAAAAAAGTTTCCTTATTCAGTAGAAGCTTTTGATTACTTGAAATACAAAGATTTTGCATTTGTATCTTCTTCATCTCTTGATAATTTTGTGTTTTTAAAGTATAAGTATATTTCAGATGCTTACCCAGATATGAAAAGACAGCATAAAATAAAAATAGTTAATAATTTTTTAAAGGAGATTTTATCTTTTTTCAAGTTAGCTAAAACTCCTACCTATATAGAAAAAGATTGGGATGATATAGAAGATTCTTTATTAAGATCAAGTGCAAAAGCGATTAATGGTTTAATTTTAACAAGAGATGAAAATTTACTAAATGAATATCCTGATATCACTATATCTCCAAAAGAGTTTGTTGAAAAGTATGTAAAGGAAAATAAAAAAACAAATATTCCTATGTTAGACCTAACGAGAGAAACTTACTATATGTACCCAAAAATAGAAGAAAATATAGATAAAGTTATCAATAAATCCAATTTTATACTTGGAGATGAAGTAAAAAAACTTGAAGAAAAAGTAGCAAACTATATAGGGACAAAATACGCTGTTGGAGTATCTTCTGGAACAGATGCTCTTGTCTTGGCTTTAAGGGCTTTAGCTATAATAAGAAAGAAACAGGAGTACTGGAACAAGGACGACCTTATAATAACGACTCCTTTTACATTTACTGCAACTGGAGACTCAATACTCAGGAGTGGAGCCACACCTTTGTTTGTTGATATAGACTTAGAAAATTATACCATTGATACACAACTGATAAAAAAAGCTCTTGACAAGTATTGTTCAAGGGTAAAAGGAATAGTTCCTGTTCATTTATACGGTCATCCTTGTAATATGGATGAAATTATGGATATTGCCAGAGAGTACAATCTTTTTGTAGTAGAAGATTGTGCTCAGAGTTTTGGTGCAAAATGGGATGGCAAGATGACAGGGTCTTTTGGTGATGTGGGATGTTTTAGCTTTTTTCCATCTAAGAATTTAGGTGGATTTGGCGACGGTGGAATGATAACGACAAAGGATGAAGAAATTGCTGAAGTTATTCGTATGCTACTAAAACACGGTGGAAAGGATAAGTACAATGTAGACCATATTGGTTATAATGCAAGACTTGATACTATTCAGGCTGCAGTTTTACTGGCTAAAATGGAGTATATAGATGAGTTTACAGAAAGAAGAAGAAAAATAGCAAACATCTATAATAACCATCTTAAAGGTTTAAACTGGCTAAAAACACCATCTGAACATCCAAGAGCTTACCATGTGTATCATCAGTACACAGTAAGATTGATAGAAAAAGATAGAAATCAACTGCAAAAGTATTTAAAAGAAAACGGAATAGACTCTATGGTATACTATCCGGTGCCTCTTCATAAGATGAAAGTTTTTGTAAACAATGGTATGGAGATTTTTGAAAGTTTAAAAAATAGTGAGCTTGCATCTAAAAGTGTTTTAAGCCTACCTATTGAGCCATTGATGGAGGAAGATAAAATAAAAAAAGTTATAGAGAAAATTTTTGAATGGGATTTATGA
- a CDS encoding IS481 family transposase — MKGIIGTPMYMTTLFPKKLSNKIKDIPLTKEAKKRLKWIQHYQDTKNISKTCRYFGISRTTFYKWFERYKKDGLEGLLDRPKTPKNTRKPTIRNQYREQIIKVRKQNPTWSKEKISAYLQEEKNIKVSPSTVYKVLKEEGLIERTKSIKIQNKRKKSIKKKRTKRGLQAQAPGDVVQIDVKHLNIAGATYYQFTAIDKYSRFCFARVYESKNSKKTKEFYIELNEYFEFEIKRVQTDNGSEFLGEFNKYLTDIGVEHYFSYPRSPKTNGVVERLIRTIEEELWLIEGLDYTLEEMNKKLRKYVRKYNFIRPHHSLGYKRPADIVYGV; from the coding sequence ATGAAAGGTATTATAGGAACCCCTATGTATATGACAACACTCTTTCCTAAAAAACTATCAAACAAGATTAAAGACATTCCTTTAACAAAAGAAGCCAAAAAAAGACTAAAATGGATACAGCACTACCAAGATACAAAAAATATATCCAAAACCTGCAGATACTTCGGAATATCAAGAACTACCTTCTATAAATGGTTTGAAAGATACAAAAAAGACGGACTTGAAGGACTTCTTGATAGACCTAAAACACCAAAAAACACAAGAAAACCAACTATAAGAAATCAGTACAGAGAACAAATAATAAAAGTCAGGAAACAAAACCCAACTTGGAGCAAAGAAAAAATATCGGCATATCTACAAGAAGAAAAAAACATAAAAGTATCACCATCTACAGTGTATAAAGTATTAAAAGAAGAAGGATTAATAGAGAGAACAAAATCAATTAAAATACAAAACAAAAGAAAAAAGAGTATAAAGAAGAAAAGGACAAAAAGAGGCTTGCAAGCACAAGCCCCAGGGGATGTAGTACAAATAGACGTAAAACACCTGAACATCGCAGGTGCAACATATTACCAATTCACAGCTATAGATAAGTATAGCAGATTTTGTTTTGCACGGGTATATGAAAGTAAAAATTCAAAGAAAACAAAAGAATTTTATATTGAGTTAAATGAGTATTTTGAATTTGAGATAAAGAGGGTACAAACAGATAACGGGAGTGAGTTTTTAGGGGAGTTTAACAAGTATTTAACGGATATAGGAGTGGAGCATTACTTTAGCTATCCAAGGAGTCCAAAGACTAATGGTGTTGTAGAAAGATTGATAAGGACAATAGAAGAGGAGTTATGGTTGATAGAGGGATTAGATTACACATTAGAGGAGATGAATAAGAAGTTAAGGAAGTATGTAAGGAAGTACAATTTTATAAGGCCACATCATTCTTTAGGATACAAAAGACCAGCAGACATTGTTTATGGAGTATGA
- a CDS encoding glycosyltransferase family 4 protein, with the protein MINKNICIVTTVHSPFDVRIFHKEAISLKKAGYNLTIIAPHDINETVNDINIIALKKHKDRIQRMFKTSKQAFILAVNQKADVYHFHDPELIPVGLKLKKLGKKVIYDVHEDVPRQILSKPYLKRFIKPIISKIFEIYENYAAKKFDAIIAATPYIRDRFKQINKNTVDINNYPKIDELYEPVNWDIRKNEICYIGGITKIRGIEEVIKALEYTNTVLHLAGNFESKELEEYIKSLKGWSKVRYYGFIGRDKVKEILKNVKIGLVTLYPTINYLDSLPVKMFEYMSAGIPVIASNFPLWKEIIERNNCGICVDPLNPKEIANGINYLLENDHIAKTMGENGRKLVMTKYNWENEEKKLLDIYFKILK; encoded by the coding sequence ATGATAAATAAAAACATATGTATTGTTACTACTGTGCATTCACCTTTTGATGTTCGTATATTTCACAAAGAGGCAATCTCATTAAAAAAAGCTGGATATAATTTAACTATTATTGCTCCCCATGATATCAACGAAACAGTGAATGATATAAATATCATAGCTTTAAAAAAACATAAAGATCGTATTCAAAGGATGTTTAAAACTTCGAAACAAGCCTTTATATTGGCAGTTAATCAAAAAGCCGATGTTTATCATTTTCACGATCCAGAACTAATTCCTGTTGGATTAAAGCTTAAAAAATTAGGTAAAAAAGTAATTTATGATGTCCACGAAGATGTTCCAAGGCAAATTTTATCAAAACCTTATCTTAAGAGATTTATAAAACCAATAATTTCTAAAATTTTCGAAATTTATGAAAATTATGCAGCAAAAAAATTTGATGCTATAATAGCAGCAACTCCTTATATTAGAGATAGATTTAAACAGATAAATAAAAATACAGTAGATATCAATAATTATCCAAAAATTGATGAACTATATGAACCAGTAAATTGGGATATAAGAAAAAATGAAATTTGCTATATTGGTGGAATAACAAAAATAAGGGGGATTGAAGAAGTTATAAAAGCACTTGAATATACAAATACTGTACTTCATCTTGCTGGTAATTTTGAAAGTAAAGAGTTAGAAGAGTATATTAAGTCATTAAAAGGTTGGAGTAAGGTTAGATACTATGGTTTCATTGGAAGAGATAAAGTAAAAGAAATTCTAAAAAATGTTAAGATAGGACTGGTAACATTATATCCAACAATAAATTACCTAGATAGTCTACCTGTAAAAATGTTTGAGTATATGTCAGCAGGTATTCCTGTTATAGCATCTAACTTTCCACTTTGGAAAGAGATAATAGAAAGAAATAATTGTGGTATATGTGTTGATCCTTTGAACCCAAAAGAGATAGCTAACGGAATAAACTATCTTTTAGAAAATGATCACATAGCTAAAACTATGGGAGAAAATGGAAGAAAGCTTGTTATGACGAAATATAATTGGGAAAATGAAGAAAAGAAATTATTAGATATATATTTTAAAATTCTAAAATAA
- the asnB gene encoding asparagine synthase (glutamine-hydrolyzing): MCGIVGLVCNENINSTLIRDMANTIKHRGPDDEGFIFLSEESIVLAGGDDTSDKVWNSNFLYSPKSHINSLEGKKFKVALGHRRLSILDLSPAGHQPMCDEAQKVWIVFNGEIYNYLELREELKQKGYTFITNTDTEVLLKSYIEWGFDCVSKFNGMWAFAILDLRKNILFLSRDRFGVKPLYYYKDDNYFAFASEIKALLRLPFIKKEVNYEAVFDYIALGLEEQGEESFFKGIRELKPSYNIVLNLNNFEFKLHKYYELLYYDKFEKYNPEKEKKYISEIRELIFEAIRLRLRSDASVGSCLSGGLDSSTIVCVMNEIIKNQHLSQVGDYIKCFTASYKDDKVDESNWAKIVVESTKSQWIRTFPTEKELIEDLEDLIYTQDIPFGSTSIYAQYRVMKAAYESGVKVLLDGQGGDELFTGYTGYFPTYYRELIKNFDFTDLINEIKNVNNSPIDIKSIIKMAIKSELGKFLTFPKIRDFLIKRISYPISLLNPEFYKEFSYRIKDRQEKIPNSLNQQLHQLITGFSLKRLLRYEDRNSMRFSIESRTPFADDINLIEYCFEIPSVYKIHNGFSKYVLRQAMDGVLPEQIRKRVDKVGFATPEEKWLRINKGFVEDIMFESHILKDIANIQKLKNDCISFNTQ, from the coding sequence ATGTGCGGTATCGTTGGTTTGGTTTGTAATGAAAATATAAACTCAACTTTAATAAGAGATATGGCAAATACTATAAAACATCGTGGACCTGATGATGAAGGATTTATTTTTCTATCGGAGGAGAGCATTGTTTTGGCAGGAGGGGATGACACATCCGATAAAGTATGGAATTCTAACTTCCTGTATTCACCGAAAAGTCATATTAATTCCCTTGAAGGTAAAAAATTTAAGGTTGCTTTAGGACATAGAAGATTATCTATATTAGATCTTTCTCCGGCCGGACATCAACCTATGTGTGATGAAGCTCAAAAAGTTTGGATTGTTTTTAATGGAGAGATATATAACTATTTAGAGTTGAGAGAAGAGTTAAAACAAAAAGGTTATACTTTTATTACAAATACAGATACTGAAGTTCTATTAAAGTCTTATATAGAATGGGGGTTTGATTGTGTAAGCAAGTTCAACGGTATGTGGGCTTTTGCAATACTTGATTTAAGAAAAAATATCTTATTTTTATCAAGAGATAGATTTGGAGTAAAGCCGTTATACTACTACAAAGATGATAATTACTTTGCTTTTGCTTCTGAGATAAAAGCTTTACTTAGACTTCCTTTTATAAAAAAAGAAGTTAATTACGAAGCTGTTTTTGACTACATTGCCTTGGGTCTGGAAGAACAGGGAGAAGAGAGTTTTTTCAAAGGAATAAGAGAATTAAAACCTTCTTACAATATAGTTTTAAATTTGAATAACTTTGAATTTAAACTCCATAAGTATTATGAGCTTTTATACTATGATAAATTTGAAAAATATAATCCGGAGAAAGAGAAAAAGTATATATCCGAGATTAGAGAACTTATATTTGAGGCGATTAGATTAAGACTTAGGTCTGATGCAAGTGTTGGATCATGTTTAAGTGGTGGGCTTGACAGCTCAACCATTGTTTGCGTGATGAATGAAATAATTAAAAATCAACATTTATCTCAAGTAGGAGACTATATAAAATGTTTTACAGCTTCTTATAAAGATGACAAGGTAGACGAAAGTAATTGGGCAAAGATAGTTGTAGAAAGTACTAAATCTCAATGGATAAGAACTTTTCCTACAGAAAAGGAACTAATAGAAGATTTAGAAGACCTTATATACACTCAAGACATTCCTTTCGGATCTACAAGTATATATGCACAGTATAGGGTAATGAAAGCTGCATATGAAAGTGGTGTAAAAGTTCTATTGGATGGTCAAGGAGGAGATGAGTTATTTACAGGTTATACAGGATATTTTCCTACCTACTACAGAGAACTTATAAAGAATTTTGATTTTACTGATTTAATAAATGAAATAAAAAATGTAAATAACTCTCCTATAGATATTAAATCAATAATAAAAATGGCTATAAAATCAGAGTTAGGAAAGTTCTTAACTTTTCCTAAGATAAGAGACTTTTTAATTAAAAGAATATCTTATCCAATATCTTTACTTAATCCAGAATTTTATAAAGAATTTTCATACAGGATTAAAGATAGACAAGAGAAAATTCCCAATAGTCTTAATCAACAACTTCATCAGTTGATAACTGGCTTTAGCTTAAAAAGATTACTAAGGTATGAAGATAGAAATTCAATGCGATTCAGTATAGAATCAAGAACACCTTTTGCTGACGATATAAACTTGATAGAATACTGTTTTGAAATACCTTCGGTTTATAAAATTCATAACGGATTTTCAAAGTATGTTTTAAGGCAAGCCATGGACGGAGTTTTACCGGAACAAATTAGGAAGAGAGTAGATAAGGTAGGTTTTGCAACACCAGAAGAAAAATGGCTAAGGATTAATAAAGGTTTTGTAGAAGATATCATGTTTGAATCTCATATATTGAAAGATATTGCAAATATACAAAAACTAAAAAATGATTGTATAAGTTTCAATACACAGTGA
- the wecB gene encoding non-hydrolyzing UDP-N-acetylglucosamine 2-epimerase, whose protein sequence is MTKIISIVGTRPQFIKAALVSKKLREKGVKEILVHTGQHYDFNMSDVFFKELGLPEPDYYLGIGSGNHGEQTGKMLIEIEKVLLKEKPDIVIVYGDTNSTLAGALAAAKLHIPVAHVEAGLRSYNKKMPEEINRVLTDHISTWLFTPTKTAVENLHKEGISKGVYQVGDVMFDIALESINRVDEEKVLSKYGLKPKEFILATIHRAENTDFRENLINIWEALNEIASYGYRIIFPTHPRTKKALNEAGININFKNENLLLIEPVSYFEMLALEKNAKLIITDSGGVQKEGYFWETPCVIPRNETEWIELVKIEFNKLAGNKAEAIVKYSLEVLNGEKQYNIIEHLYGKGDASDKIIEVLTQGW, encoded by the coding sequence TTGACGAAAATAATATCCATTGTAGGGACAAGGCCACAATTTATAAAAGCTGCTTTGGTTTCTAAAAAGTTGAGAGAAAAAGGGGTTAAAGAAATTTTAGTACATACCGGACAGCACTATGACTTTAATATGTCAGATGTTTTTTTCAAAGAGCTTGGGCTTCCGGAGCCGGATTACTACCTTGGCATTGGGTCTGGAAATCATGGAGAGCAAACTGGAAAAATGCTTATAGAAATAGAGAAAGTCTTACTTAAAGAAAAGCCGGATATTGTAATAGTTTATGGAGATACAAACTCTACGCTGGCAGGAGCATTAGCAGCTGCAAAACTTCATATACCTGTTGCCCATGTAGAAGCAGGCTTGAGAAGTTATAATAAGAAAATGCCAGAAGAGATAAATAGAGTTCTGACAGACCATATATCTACATGGCTATTTACACCTACTAAGACAGCCGTTGAAAATTTACACAAAGAAGGTATTTCTAAAGGTGTTTACCAAGTGGGAGATGTAATGTTTGATATTGCCTTGGAGAGTATTAATAGGGTTGATGAGGAAAAAGTTTTAAGTAAATATGGATTAAAGCCAAAAGAGTTTATTTTAGCTACAATACACAGGGCAGAAAATACAGACTTTAGAGAGAATCTTATAAATATATGGGAAGCTTTAAACGAGATTGCATCTTATGGATATAGAATTATATTCCCGACTCATCCAAGAACAAAAAAAGCTTTAAACGAAGCTGGAATTAATATCAACTTTAAAAATGAGAATCTATTATTAATAGAACCTGTTTCTTATTTTGAGATGTTAGCCCTTGAAAAGAATGCCAAACTTATAATAACAGATTCAGGTGGAGTTCAAAAAGAAGGATATTTCTGGGAAACTCCTTGTGTAATTCCAAGAAATGAGACAGAGTGGATTGAATTGGTAAAAATAGAATTTAATAAACTTGCTGGAAATAAGGCAGAAGCTATTGTAAAATACTCATTAGAGGTTTTAAACGGTGAAAAGCAATATAATATAATCGAGCACTTATATGGAAAAGGTGATGCTTCTGATAAAATTATTGAGGTTTTAACTCAAGGATGGTAA